One segment of Strix uralensis isolate ZFMK-TIS-50842 chromosome 11, bStrUra1, whole genome shotgun sequence DNA contains the following:
- the C11H15orf61 gene encoding uncharacterized protein C15orf61 homolog, with amino-acid sequence MRALRRLHEAALGLLLWRGAASASRPAASEVLSQHLRQRGLPHWTSYCVKYSAVRNDQFGLSHFNWRVNGANYHILRTGCFPFIKYHCSRAAPQDLALQNAAFTALKVLNAGIPTLLYGIGSWFFVSVTETVHTSHGPVTIYFLNKEDEGAMY; translated from the exons ATGCGGGCGCTGAGGCGGCTGCATGAGGcggccctggggctgctgctgtggcGGGGGGCAGCGTCCgcgtcccgccccgccgcctcggaGGTGCTGAGCCAGCACCTGCGGCAGCGCGGCCTGCCCCACTGGACCTCGTACTGCGTCAAGTACAGCGCGGTGCGCAACGACCAGTTCGGCCTCTCCCACTTCAACTGGCGGGTGAACGGCGCCAACTACCACATCCTGCGCACCGGCTGCTTCCCCTTCATCAAGTACCACTGCTCCCGCGCCGCCCCGCAGGACCTGGCGCTACAGAACGCCGCCTTCACCGCTCTCAAGGTCCTCAACGCCG gCATCCCAACTTTACTATATGGAATTGGCTCCTGGTTCTTTGTCAGTGTCACAGAGACTGTTCATACAAGTCATGGCCCAGTcactatttattttctaaataaagaaGATGAAGGCGCAATGTACTGA